The following proteins are co-located in the Granulicella pectinivorans genome:
- a CDS encoding DUF4139 domain-containing protein, whose amino-acid sequence MRRALPLAFLLLAPVSLLPAQTSVQNKRPIPATAAATIAPLPITRVSLYKNGVGFFEHTGKVTGSEAVTIDFTTAQLNDVLQSLTAIDLGGGRISGAGYNSTTPLDQQLKSLSLGLGADASSVDFYNAIRGARVDITGAGPTLTGRLLSIEVRTVPTKDDATQGAEKRFLTVVSETGAIRTFELTSAVQVRLLDTELHQDVTRYLQLLASTRSSGLRHLTLHDNGEGSRELHVSYISEVPIWKSTYRILFTDSTSTKQTATLQGWSVVDNTTGSDWLNVQLSLIAGAPQSFIQPLSTPYYSRRPEIPLPQEAQVTPQTHESGEVAMLKEDGAPPPSATPQSEAQAITLSSEQRQAKMAPRSYGAGFTGGSAGGVMGGLTQNTLKDRFSNGGLDSSYQALASDSIAPDTTTRAFDDFFEYKIAQPITIRKNESALVPILQTKIDAERVTLWSPQQPVALRALWITNTSNLTLDRGSFTIVEDGSFGGEGLLDPIHPNERRLLSYAADQAVRVTVDNSHDTRKVQHISIAKGVLKETTAEISEVEYLVKNAAPTARTVIVEQPHLQGWTLDSDPKPTETTPTTYRFRVETKANETVRLHIGERRTLNQFYRLVNTSDEQLSLLLKNANASPALLAQLEPVFAAKRAMTAIDQQIREKQQSINDIGNDQKRLRENLSALKSSVEERSLTKRYTDELNAQEDQLAALNKDLAALKQQRQAAEADLNHKIESLHLDEAI is encoded by the coding sequence GTGCGCCGAGCTCTCCCGCTAGCCTTCCTCCTCCTCGCCCCCGTCTCCCTCCTTCCCGCCCAAACCAGCGTGCAGAACAAACGCCCCATCCCCGCCACAGCCGCAGCCACCATCGCTCCTCTTCCCATCACGCGCGTCTCCCTCTACAAAAACGGCGTCGGCTTCTTCGAGCACACCGGCAAGGTCACCGGTTCGGAGGCCGTCACCATCGACTTCACCACCGCCCAACTCAACGATGTCCTCCAGTCCCTCACCGCCATCGACCTCGGCGGCGGACGCATCTCCGGCGCCGGCTACAACTCCACCACGCCCCTCGACCAGCAGCTCAAATCCCTGTCGCTGGGCCTTGGTGCCGATGCCTCCTCCGTCGACTTCTACAACGCCATCCGCGGCGCACGCGTCGACATCACCGGCGCCGGACCCACCCTCACCGGACGCCTCCTCAGCATCGAAGTCCGCACCGTCCCCACGAAGGACGATGCAACGCAGGGCGCCGAAAAACGCTTCCTCACCGTCGTCTCCGAGACCGGCGCTATCCGCACCTTCGAGCTCACCTCCGCCGTGCAGGTACGCCTTCTCGACACCGAACTCCACCAGGACGTCACGCGCTACCTCCAGCTCCTCGCCAGCACCCGTTCCAGCGGACTCCGCCACCTCACCCTGCACGACAACGGCGAGGGCTCCCGCGAGCTCCATGTCTCCTACATCTCCGAAGTCCCCATCTGGAAGTCCACCTACCGCATTCTCTTCACCGACTCGACCTCCACCAAGCAGACCGCAACCCTCCAGGGCTGGTCCGTCGTCGACAACACCACCGGCTCCGACTGGCTCAACGTGCAACTCTCCCTCATCGCCGGAGCCCCACAGAGCTTCATCCAGCCCCTCTCCACACCCTACTACTCCCGCCGCCCCGAGATCCCACTTCCGCAGGAGGCACAGGTCACCCCGCAAACGCATGAATCCGGCGAGGTTGCGATGCTCAAGGAAGACGGCGCCCCGCCACCATCGGCAACCCCACAAAGCGAAGCCCAAGCCATCACGCTCAGCAGTGAACAGAGACAGGCGAAGATGGCCCCGCGCTCCTACGGAGCAGGATTCACGGGCGGAAGCGCCGGCGGCGTCATGGGAGGTCTCACCCAGAACACCCTGAAAGACCGCTTCTCCAACGGAGGCCTCGATAGCTCCTACCAGGCACTCGCCTCCGACTCCATCGCCCCCGACACCACCACCCGCGCCTTCGACGACTTCTTCGAGTACAAGATCGCCCAGCCCATCACCATCCGCAAGAACGAATCCGCCCTCGTCCCCATCCTGCAGACCAAGATCGACGCCGAGCGCGTCACGTTATGGTCTCCCCAACAACCCGTCGCACTGCGCGCTCTCTGGATCACCAACACCTCGAACCTCACCCTCGACCGCGGGTCGTTCACCATCGTCGAAGACGGCAGCTTCGGCGGCGAGGGCCTGCTCGATCCCATTCACCCCAACGAGCGCCGCCTCCTCAGCTACGCCGCCGACCAGGCCGTACGGGTCACGGTCGATAACTCCCACGACACGCGCAAGGTACAGCACATCAGCATTGCAAAGGGCGTACTGAAAGAGACCACCGCCGAGATCTCGGAGGTCGAATACCTCGTCAAAAACGCCGCCCCCACGGCCCGAACCGTCATCGTGGAGCAGCCACACCTCCAGGGCTGGACGCTCGACTCCGACCCCAAACCGACCGAGACCACACCCACCACCTACCGGTTCCGCGTCGAGACGAAGGCCAACGAGACCGTACGCCTCCACATCGGCGAGCGCCGTACGCTCAACCAGTTCTACCGCCTCGTCAACACCTCCGACGAACAATTGAGCCTCCTGCTCAAGAACGCCAACGCGAGCCCCGCCCTGCTCGCCCAACTTGAACCGGTCTTCGCGGCCAAGCGCGCCATGACCGCGATCGACCAACAGATCCGGGAAAAGCAGCAAAGCATCAACGACATCGGGAACGACCAGAAGCGTCTGCGCGAGAACCTCTCCGCCCTCAAGAGTTCGGTCGAGGAGCGCAGCCTCACCAAACGCTACACCGACGAGCTCAATGCGCAGGAGGACCAGCTCGCCGCCCTGAATAAAGATCTCGCCGCCCTCAAACAGCAGCGCCAGGCAGCCGAAGCCGATCTGAACCATAAGATCGAGAGTTTGCATCTCGACGAGGCGATCTGA
- a CDS encoding VWA domain-containing protein → MHRRGKFFAGLMMMGMLCTAPVWGQAPVQPSLTVDRDVAPSPDPDPVVKPQDGSTQGVGLGQVQGSAGKYTLRQDAYEVALNATVLDQGGRAIQTLTKDDFRVYEDGVPQTISGFRHEDLPVSLGILIDSSGSMYDKRAAVDQASLDFVKLSNKADEAFLVDFSWEAFIDQDFTNDVSKLQQGLSFIKSSGGTAIYDALVASADYLQKNAKHPKQVLLVVTDGEDNASSSTLEQAIRRIQDLDGPVIYCVGLLFGSDVNKGEARHARRVLESLAEQTGGAAYFPKSIKEVDGIAAQVAEDIRTQYSIAYRSTNPPEKGGYRQVHVEAKGKGTGKLSVRTRTGYFPKTASSGNKDAGFSTTPKKP, encoded by the coding sequence ATGCACCGTCGCGGTAAGTTTTTTGCGGGTTTGATGATGATGGGGATGCTTTGCACGGCGCCGGTTTGGGGCCAGGCGCCTGTGCAGCCGTCGCTGACGGTGGATCGCGACGTCGCGCCTTCGCCCGATCCGGATCCGGTGGTGAAGCCGCAGGATGGTTCGACGCAGGGCGTTGGGCTGGGCCAGGTGCAGGGCAGCGCGGGCAAGTACACGCTGCGGCAGGATGCCTACGAGGTCGCGTTGAACGCGACGGTGCTCGACCAGGGCGGGCGCGCGATCCAGACGCTGACGAAAGACGACTTTCGCGTGTATGAAGATGGAGTGCCGCAGACGATCTCGGGATTTCGTCACGAGGATCTGCCGGTGTCGCTGGGGATTCTTATCGATAGTTCGGGGTCGATGTACGACAAGCGCGCGGCGGTCGATCAGGCTTCGCTCGACTTCGTGAAGCTTTCGAACAAGGCGGATGAGGCGTTTCTGGTGGACTTCTCGTGGGAGGCGTTCATCGACCAGGACTTCACCAACGATGTGAGCAAGCTGCAGCAGGGTCTGAGCTTCATCAAGTCGAGCGGAGGTACGGCGATCTATGATGCGCTGGTGGCCTCGGCGGACTATCTGCAGAAGAACGCGAAGCATCCGAAGCAGGTGCTGCTGGTGGTGACGGATGGCGAGGACAATGCGTCGTCGTCGACGCTGGAGCAGGCGATCCGCAGGATTCAGGATCTGGATGGGCCGGTGATCTACTGCGTGGGGCTGCTGTTCGGCTCGGATGTGAACAAGGGCGAGGCGAGGCATGCGCGGCGGGTGCTGGAGTCGCTGGCGGAGCAGACGGGCGGCGCGGCGTACTTCCCGAAGTCGATCAAGGAGGTCGACGGCATCGCGGCGCAGGTGGCCGAGGATATCCGGACGCAGTACTCGATTGCTTACCGGTCGACGAACCCACCGGAGAAGGGCGGATATCGCCAGGTGCATGTGGAGGCCAAGGGCAAGGGAACCGGGAAACTTTCGGTGAGGACGCGTACGGGGTACTTCCCGAAGACGGCGTCTTCGGGAAACAAGGATGCAGGGTTCAGTACGACTCCGAAGAAGCCCTAG
- a CDS encoding VWA domain-containing protein codes for MTGSRRFGLRLGLIACLFLGGHVWAQENPLGQVVTPQPAPAPKTPAEVNPAVVGPDGQPLVNTRTARLRVDASLVLVPMTVTDPLGRLVTGLEKENFQIFDNGVGQTIKSFSTDDTPISIGIIFDLSGSMSSKFIRARKALTEFLRTCNPQDEFFVVGFNDRPAVIVDYTSDVDDVEARMVMLKPENRTALIDAVYLGVNKLRSAKQERRALLIISDGGDNRSRYTEGELRRVVRESDLQIYSIGIFDQYAPTQEEQMGPILLTDVCEMTGGRLFKVGDLGDLGDIATRISAELRNEYVVGYKPSEVRKDGNWRKLKVRLLPPPGLPQLTVHNRQGYYAPSQ; via the coding sequence GTGACGGGTAGTAGACGGTTTGGGTTACGGCTGGGTTTGATTGCCTGTCTTTTTCTTGGCGGACATGTGTGGGCGCAGGAGAATCCGCTGGGACAGGTGGTGACGCCGCAGCCGGCGCCTGCACCGAAGACTCCGGCTGAGGTGAATCCCGCGGTGGTCGGGCCGGATGGGCAACCGCTGGTCAACACGCGGACGGCGCGGTTGCGTGTGGACGCGAGCCTGGTGCTGGTGCCGATGACGGTGACCGATCCGCTGGGACGGCTGGTGACGGGGCTGGAGAAGGAGAACTTCCAGATCTTCGACAATGGCGTGGGACAGACGATCAAGAGCTTCTCGACGGACGATACGCCGATTTCGATCGGCATCATCTTCGATTTGAGCGGCAGTATGAGCTCCAAGTTTATCCGCGCGCGGAAGGCGTTGACGGAGTTTCTGCGCACCTGCAACCCGCAGGATGAGTTCTTCGTTGTGGGGTTCAACGACCGGCCGGCGGTGATCGTCGACTATACGTCCGATGTAGACGATGTAGAGGCGCGGATGGTGATGTTGAAGCCCGAAAATCGCACAGCGTTAATCGATGCGGTGTATTTGGGCGTCAATAAGCTGAGGTCCGCGAAGCAGGAGAGGAGGGCGCTGTTGATTATCTCGGATGGTGGCGATAACCGGAGCCGTTATACCGAGGGGGAGCTGCGCCGCGTGGTGCGGGAGAGCGATCTGCAGATCTACTCCATCGGCATCTTCGACCAGTACGCGCCGACGCAGGAGGAGCAGATGGGACCGATTTTACTGACGGACGTGTGCGAGATGACGGGCGGGCGTTTGTTCAAGGTCGGGGATCTTGGCGACCTGGGCGATATCGCGACGCGCATCTCGGCCGAGCTGCGGAACGAATATGTGGTGGGGTACAAGCCTTCGGAGGTGAGGAAGGACGGGAACTGGCGTAAATTGAAGGTGCGGCTGCTTCCTCCGCCGGGCCTGCCTCAACTGACGGTTCACAATCGACAGGGGTATTATGCCCCCTCGCAGTAG
- a CDS encoding DUF4174 domain-containing protein → MRAHILLFFAMLTPAQHRADDPATVTLETMRDRYRPLLVFAPTGKDPDFLRQLHLVAADQSELQEREVLLVPLTSTSEARPACVPGTSAHMEPEAAAAARRRFHIPPNSFTVVLLGKDGGEKLRSQTPIPIRTLLQTIDSMPMRQQEIHDRHTEPKTP, encoded by the coding sequence ATGCGAGCGCATATTCTCCTATTCTTCGCCATGCTGACGCCTGCGCAACACCGCGCCGACGATCCCGCGACCGTCACCCTGGAGACAATGCGCGATCGCTACCGGCCTCTTCTCGTCTTCGCCCCCACCGGCAAGGATCCGGACTTCCTCCGGCAGCTTCACCTCGTTGCCGCGGACCAATCCGAGTTGCAGGAGCGTGAAGTCCTCCTGGTCCCACTCACCAGCACGTCCGAGGCAAGACCAGCATGCGTCCCAGGCACCAGCGCCCACATGGAACCCGAAGCCGCTGCCGCCGCCCGCCGGCGCTTCCACATCCCACCCAACTCCTTCACCGTCGTCCTCCTCGGCAAGGACGGCGGCGAAAAGCTCCGTTCCCAAACCCCGATCCCCATCCGGACCCTCCTCCAAACCATCGATTCCATGCCGATGCGCCAGCAGGAAATCCACGACCGCCATACGGAACCAAAAACACCGTAA
- a CDS encoding ATP-binding protein translates to MATTPQLDLSEPTYKEGRRLPHAPEQPTPVPQIVEALRSVPALEGLTDEEYTWIATHGTEVVGEDGTLLFEEGEPANTLEFILTGEIQVRRRRGGSVSLFIGRAGQMTGKLPFSRMKTYGGEGYSVGSIWSLRIHESLFPELLAAIPSMGQRSVSILLDRVREFTRMEQQTEKLQALGKLAANLAHELNNPASAAQRSAASLFTELGEYGKHKYRLGELGLDQPTCNAYMNWVNQTRLGLGDSPIQPVESGSLQLADREDAISAWLEQHHVPDPWKIAPSLAETTIGVDQLQELADMSSPELLPLAVSAFASALRVERMAETVLNSTVRIFDLISAIKDYSYMDQAPIQEVDIAQSLENTLAMFNARLRGIAVEVNFDRAMPTLRAYGSELNQVWTALIENAIDAIDRNPVVSPDAPRGTLRLTTHLAGQYALVEVADSGPGISDALKSRIFEPFFTTKPVGQGLGLGLDTVQRIVGKHFGYVTVDTSIPNTTCFQVRLPLDQAEAF, encoded by the coding sequence ATGGCCACGACCCCACAACTCGATCTCTCCGAACCCACCTATAAAGAGGGCCGACGCCTCCCGCATGCGCCCGAGCAACCAACCCCCGTCCCGCAGATCGTCGAAGCGCTCCGCTCCGTCCCCGCCCTCGAAGGCCTCACCGACGAGGAGTACACCTGGATCGCCACCCACGGCACAGAGGTCGTCGGCGAAGACGGAACCCTGCTCTTCGAGGAGGGCGAGCCCGCCAACACGCTCGAGTTCATCCTCACCGGAGAGATCCAGGTACGGCGCCGCCGCGGCGGATCCGTCTCGCTCTTCATCGGCCGCGCAGGCCAGATGACCGGCAAACTGCCCTTCTCGCGCATGAAGACCTACGGCGGCGAGGGCTACTCCGTGGGCTCCATCTGGTCCCTCCGCATCCACGAGTCGCTCTTCCCCGAGCTGCTCGCCGCCATCCCCTCCATGGGACAGCGCTCCGTCTCCATCCTGCTCGACCGCGTCCGCGAGTTCACCCGCATGGAGCAGCAGACCGAGAAGCTCCAGGCCCTCGGCAAGCTCGCCGCGAACCTCGCCCACGAGCTCAACAACCCCGCCTCCGCCGCCCAGCGGTCCGCCGCCTCCCTCTTCACGGAGCTCGGCGAGTACGGCAAGCACAAGTACCGGCTCGGCGAACTCGGCCTCGACCAGCCCACATGCAACGCCTACATGAACTGGGTCAACCAGACCCGGCTCGGCCTCGGCGACTCGCCCATCCAGCCCGTCGAATCCGGTTCGCTCCAGCTTGCCGACCGCGAAGACGCCATCTCCGCCTGGCTTGAACAGCATCACGTCCCCGACCCCTGGAAGATCGCGCCCTCGCTCGCCGAGACCACCATCGGCGTCGATCAGCTCCAGGAACTCGCCGATATGTCCTCGCCTGAGCTTCTGCCGCTCGCCGTCTCCGCCTTCGCCAGCGCCCTGCGCGTCGAACGCATGGCGGAAACGGTCCTCAACTCCACAGTCCGCATCTTCGACCTCATCTCCGCCATCAAGGACTACTCCTACATGGATCAGGCTCCGATCCAGGAGGTCGACATCGCGCAAAGCCTTGAAAACACACTGGCGATGTTCAACGCGCGCCTGCGCGGCATCGCCGTCGAGGTCAACTTCGATCGTGCCATGCCCACCCTCCGGGCTTATGGCTCGGAGCTCAATCAGGTCTGGACCGCGCTGATCGAGAACGCCATCGACGCCATCGACCGCAACCCGGTCGTCAGCCCCGATGCCCCCCGCGGCACCCTGCGCCTCACCACTCACCTCGCCGGCCAGTATGCGCTGGTCGAGGTAGCGGACTCCGGCCCGGGCATCTCCGACGCCCTCAAATCCCGCATCTTCGAGCCGTTCTTCACCACCAAACCAGTCGGCCAGGGCCTCGGCCTCGGTCTCGACACCGTCCAGCGCATCGTCGGCAAGCACTTCGGCTACGTCACGGTCGACACCAGCATCCCCAACACCACCTGCTTCCAGGTACGGTTGCCGCTCGATCAGGCTGAGGCCTTCTAA
- a CDS encoding DUF427 domain-containing protein — MAKAVWNGQTIAESETFEMVEGNVYFPEESVKREFLRASSTTSSCPWKGQARYYTLIVDGQDNPDAAWYYPDPKPSARNVKHHVAFWRGVEVTK, encoded by the coding sequence ATGGCTAAGGCAGTCTGGAATGGTCAGACGATCGCTGAGAGCGAGACGTTTGAGATGGTTGAAGGCAATGTCTATTTCCCCGAAGAGTCGGTCAAGCGGGAGTTTCTGCGAGCCAGTTCTACGACGTCAAGCTGCCCATGGAAGGGGCAGGCGCGTTACTACACGCTGATCGTGGACGGCCAGGATAACCCGGATGCAGCCTGGTACTACCCCGATCCGAAGCCCTCGGCACGCAATGTGAAGCACCATGTGGCCTTCTGGCGTGGGGTTGAAGTCACCAAATAA